Proteins from a single region of Fundulus heteroclitus isolate FHET01 chromosome 12, MU-UCD_Fhet_4.1, whole genome shotgun sequence:
- the lgi3 gene encoding leucine-rich repeat LGI family member 3, translating to MLELGPRWMRLIFMSVVCLCLCLPGESHTKKAPKVPRCPATCSCTKDSAFCVDTKAIPKSFPPGIISLTMVNTAFTTIPEGAFSHLHLLQFLLLNSNTFTMIADDAFAGLSHLQYLFIENNDIQELSKYTFRGLKSLTHLSLSNNNLQQLPRDLFKHLDILTDLDLRGNSFRCDCKIKWLVDWMEKTNTSVPAIYCASPFEFQGRRIRDLTPRDFNCITADFAVYETFPFHSVSAESYEFNGDQFVAFAQPDSGFCTLYIWDHVEMIFKRFHNITSRSAVYCKPVVINNTLYMVVAQLFGGSHIYKWEEGPQRFIKIQDIDTNRVRKPNFVDTFLLDEEWYFIVADSSKAGSTSIYRWNSNGFYSHQSLHPWHRDTHVEFIDVGGKPHLILSSASQPPVVYQWNRSQKQFVFHSIITELADVQMVKHFWVRKVLYLCLTRFIGDSKILRWEGQRFVEIQTLPSRGSMAVYPFTVGPRQYLILGSDFSFSRVYLWDDLTQRFQPFQELNMRAPRAFSLVSVDNKDMLLAASFKGNTLAYQHLVVDLSAK from the exons ATGCTGGAGCTCGGACCGAGATGGATGAGGCTGATCTTTATGTCggttgtgtgtctgtgtctctgcCTGCCGGGGGAGTCGCACACCAAGAAAGCCCCGAAGGTACCTCGCTGCCCTGCGACCTGCTCCTGCACCAAAGACAGCGCTTTCTGCGTGGACACCAAGGCCATCCCCAAGAGCTTCCCCCCAGGAATCATCTCTCT GACCATGGTGAACACAGCATTCACCACCATCCCAGAGGGAGCTTTCTCAcacctccacctgctgcagTTCCT GCTCTTGAACTCCAACACATTCACGATGATTGCCGACGATGCTTTTGCTGGTCTGTCTCACCTGCAGTACCT ATTCATCGAGAACAATGACATCCAGGAGCTGTCCAAGTATACCTTTAGAGGACTCAAATCGCTCACTCATCT ATCCCTTTCaaacaacaacctgcagcagctgcccAGAGATCTTTTCAAACATCTAGACATCCTCACAGATTT AGACCTGCGTGGGAACTCATTCCGCTGCGACTGTAAGATCAAGTGGCTGGTGGACTGGATGGAGAAGACCAACACTTCAGTTCCAGCCATCTACTGTGCCAGCCCCTTTGAATTTCAGGGTCGCAGAATCCGTGATCTCACACCACGGGACTTCAACTGCATcacagcag ACTTTGCTGTGTACGAAACCTTCCCTTTCCACTCTGTGTCGGCGGAGTCCTATGAGTTCAATGGAGATCAGTTTGTGGCCTTTGCTCAACCTGATTCTGGATTCTGTACGCTGTATATATGGGATCATGTGGAGATGATCTTCAAAAGATTTCATAACATCACTT CTCGCTCAGCTGTGTACTGCAAACCTGTGGTGATAAACAACACTCTTTACATGGTGGTGGCTCAACTTTTTGGCGGATCTCACATATACAA GTGGGAGGAGGGCCCACAGCGCTTTATAAAGATCCAAGACATTGACACCAATCGGGTAAGGAAACCCAATTTTGTGGACACCTTCCTGCTGGACGAAGAGTGGTACTTTATTGTGGCAGACAGCTCCAAGGCGGGCTCCACCAGCATCTATCGCTGGAACAGCAATGGGTTCTACTCCCATCAGTCGCTCCACCCCTGGCACCGGGACACTCACGTGGAGTTCATAGATGTTGGTGGGAAGCCTCACCTCATCCTGTCCAGCGCCTCACAGCCGCCGGTGGTTTACCAGTGGAACCGAAGCCAGAAGCAGTTTGTTTTCCATTCCATAATCACAGAGCTCGCAGACGTTCAGATGGTGAAGCACTTCTGGGTGAGGAAGGTCCTCTACCTCTGCCTCACACGTTTCATTGGCGACTCCAAGATCCTGCGCTGGGAGGGGCAGCGGTTTGTGGAGATCCAGACTCTACCCTCTCGGGGTTCCATGGCGGTGTACCCCTTCACGGTGGGCCCTCGCCAGTACCTCATCCTGGGAAGTGATTTCTCCTTCTCCAGAGTCTACCTGTGGGACGACCTCACTCAGCGCTTCCAGCCCTTCCAGGAGCTCAACATGAGGGCCCCGAGGGCGTTCAGCCTGGTATCCGTCGACAACAAGGACATGCTGCTGGCCGCCAGCTTCAAAGGCAACACCCTGGCTTATCAGCACCTGGTGGTGGATCTCAGTGCCAAATGA
- the ccdc92 gene encoding coiled-coil domain-containing protein 92 → MASANVTLENQLHSAQKNLLFLQQDHANTLKGLHAEIRRLQQQCTDLTYELTVRSSDPSDSGEDRCRELQRRCEELEAQLKKKEEENTELLRDLEQKNAMISVLENTIKEREKKYLEELKMKSHKLAVLSGELEQRASTIAYLTSQLHATKKKLLAGSSSEASPNVSPISSYKPAPPPAKDRQPETPRRRMKKSLSQPLHPELTEVYRLGPDGRRVVLREPIDAMPDPTPFLQAGRESPEPQVVRERPAVIPPIASDRSPVPPLGAAASPRHSPARDRQYRAHVGVAHRIPHGTPPLAPPQAELETLAVDQVHEDKVVQKRSEADRTV, encoded by the exons ATGGCCTCAGCAAACGTAACGCTGGAGAATCAGCTGCACAGCGCTCAGAAAAACCTGCTCTTTCTGCAGCAGGACCACGCAAACACACTAAAGGGGCTACACGCCGAGATCCGCAGATTACAGCAACAATGCACAG ACCTGACATATGAACTCACCGTGAGAAGCTCTGATCCATCAG ACAGCGGCGAGGATCGATGCAGGGAGCTGCAAAGGAGGTGTGAGGAGCTGGAGGCCCAACTCaaaaagaaggaggaggagaacacCGAGCTGCTCAGGGACCTGGAGCAGAAGAACGCCATGATTTCCGTCCTCGAGAACACCATCAAAGAGAGGGAGAAGAAGTACCTGGAGGAGCTCAAGATGAAGAGCCATAAGCTGGCTGTGTTGTCCGGGGAGCTGGAGCAGAGGGCAAGCACCATTGCTTACCTCACCTCTCAGCTTCACGCCACTAAGAAGAAGCTTTTGGCCGGGAGCTCCTCTGAGGCAAGTCCCAACGTCAGTCCCATCAGCTCCTACAAGCCAGCGCCTCCGCCCGCTAAGGACAGGCAGCCTGAAACGCCACGCCGCCGAATGAAGAAAAGCCTCTCCCAGCCTCTTCACCCGGAGCTCACCGAGGTGTACCGCCTCGGCCCGGACGGCAGGCGGGTGGTCCTGCGGGAACCGATCGACGCCATGCCCGACCCCACGCCCTTCTTGCAGGCAGGAAGAGAATCTCCCGAACCGCAGGTGGTGCGTGAGCGGCCCGCCGTCATCCCCCCCATCGCCTCCGACCGCTCTCCCGTCCCTCCGCTGGGAGCCGCGGCCAGCCCCCGACACAGTCCCGCTCGAGACCGTCAGTACCGGGCCCATGTGGGCGTGGCGCACCGCATCCCGCACGGGACCCCTCCTCTGGCCCCTCCGCAAGCCGAGCTGGAGACGCTGGCAGTGGACCAGGTCCACGAGGACAAGGTTGTGCAGAAGCGCTCAGAAGCCGATAGGACAGTTTAA
- the chmp7 gene encoding charged multivesicular body protein 7: protein MSTASEMSLPPEWEDDERMNFMFSEFKENRDVNTSDWDSRMDFWTALVVRSCRQRGSVIVNLQELNKSFQRKEKTPLGLPTVIQSMARCGKIQRESEFAASVDCGWVSWSVGMLLVKPLKWTFSTLLGSNRVPLEESFVHLGLVKEKAAEVLKLYQSSEFSSCSIVSYQELCALSSDICADESTLCMALLQLQKDKQVIVSLHEGEKIVKFCQPGQERVSPVCDIDIGIYQLQRSEKLLGERVQKLSLEADRCKEEARTLLREEKKSQALRCLRSRKRVEKRADSLFAKLETIRGILDRIAQSQTDKMVMQAYQAGVAALRLSLKDVTVERAESLVDQIQELCDTQDEVNQTISSGVTAADEDMDELEKELEALLDEPEAAGRPSGLPAVPTTSLGPSGEHILSRLPDAPRGHLNVSADVLEEELSRLTLSEPGFPRRKATSPDKRLEAAQ from the exons ATGTCCACCGCTTCGGAAATGAGCCTGCCGCCCGAGTGGGAAGACGACGAGCGGATGAACTTCATGTTCTCCGAGTTCAAGGAGAACCGAGACGTGAACACGTCGGACTGGGACAGCAGGATGGACTTCTGGACGGCTCTGGTCGTCCGCAGCTGCAGACAGCGCGGCTCGGTGATCGTCAACCTGCAGGAGCTCAACAAGAGCTTCCAAAGGAAAGAGAAGACCCCTCTGGGCCTCCCCACTGTGATCCAGAGCATGGCCAG GTGTGGAAAGATCCAAAGAGAGTCGGAGTTTGCTGCCAGCGTGGACTGTGGCTGGGTGTCGTGGAGTGTGGGCATGCTGCTGGTGAAACCGCTGAAGTGGACCTTCTCCACGCTGCTGGGCAGCAACAGAGTGCCCCTGGAGGAGTCTTTTGTTCATCTTGGTCTAGTAAAG gaGAAAGCAGCGGAAGTACTAAAGCTCTACCAAAGCAGTGAATTCTCCAGCTGCTCCATTGTGTCATATCAAGAACTGTGCGCCTTGTCCTCCGACATCTGTGCCGATGAGAGCACCCTGTGCATggcgctgctgcagctgcaaaaGGACAAGCAGGTCATAGTTTCCTTGCACGAGGGAGAGAAG ATTGTGAAGTTTTGTCAGCCTGGACAGGAACGCGTGTCTCCGGTTTGTGACATCGACATCGGGATCTACCAGCTGCAGCGCAGCGAGAAACTTCTCGGAGAGCGCGTGCAGAAACTGAGCCTGGAGGCCGACAG GTGCAAAGAAGAAGCGAGGACTCTGCTGCGAGAAGAGAAGAAGTCCCAG GCGCTGAGGTGTTTGAGAAGCCGGAAGAGAGTGGAGAAGAGAGCCGACAGCTTGTTTGCCAAGCTGGAGACCATCAGGGGGATCCTGGACCGAATAGCCCAGTCGCAGACTGATAAGATG GTTATGCAGGCGTACCAGGCCGGAGTGGCTGCTCTGAGGCTGTCACTTAAAGACGTGACCGTGGAGCGGGCTGAGAGCCTGGTGGATCAAATACAGGAG CTATGTGACACACAAGACGAGGTGAATCAAACCATTTCCAGTGGCGTAACCGCGGCAG ATGAAGACATGGATGAGCTAGAGAAGGAGCTGGAAGCTTTGCTGGACGAGCCAGAGGCCGCTGGGAGACCATCAGGTTTACCTGCAGTTCCTACAACCAGCCTGGGTCCCTCCGGCGAGCACATCCTCAGTCGTCTGCCCGACGCGCCCCGTGGCCACTTAAACGTTAGCGCCGACGTGCTAGAGGAAGAACTGAGTCGCTTAACTTTATCGGAACCAG GATTTCCACGGAGGAAGGCGACGTCGCCAGACAAGAGGTTAGAGGCGGCGCAGTGA